The Primulina tabacum isolate GXHZ01 chromosome 16, ASM2559414v2, whole genome shotgun sequence genome window below encodes:
- the LOC142529049 gene encoding formin-like protein 20 isoform X3 — MALFRRFFYRKPPDRLLEISERVYVFDCCFSTDVLDEDEYRSYMNGIVAQLQDHYPDAAFMVFNFKEGERRSQLSDVLSQYDMTVMDYPRQYEGCPLLPLEMIHHFLRSSESWLSLEGQQNVLLMHCERGGWPVLAFMLAGLLLYRKQYTGEQKTLEMVYKQAPRELLHLLSPLNPQPSQLRYLQYISRRNFGSDWPPSDTPLSLDCIIFRNLPLYDGGRGCRPVVRVYGQDPSLKESTRSSKLLFSSSKLKKHIRLYSQEECELVKIGIHCRVQGDVVLECIHFENDLAREEIILRVMLHTAFVRSNVLILARDEVDVLWDAKDQFSKEFRAEVLFSDVNSLPFITTVETESDDGNETEGASPEEFFEAEEIFSSVIDGQEGKGGETDDLTAQASARVDENHHKEILKDELDHHAFQDCAADEAIHIQDIKVDSNNKIVRNGKLESVLGISDVSTNAVTISVNAGMHGNFEEENKESLEPLSVMEKIENQGSQQNSFADDDNEKLVKGFSTVTIKQPVTNLKPASDAASSNKKTKQQESLGSLARQAKPTSVSRWIPTNKESTATTDRPIASGHGKHSSCPSSLDLSLVREVSSTSLPSSPKVESEVHELIAAPSFPPQPSPPPTPPPFSSASVAIAFPKSSPRPPPPPSLPLPYSQSTDFTQLLCSTLSPSPPFKNANLSTNSGVIFLPPPPPPPPPPPPPPPSNFSNFQNISKNFPSIPPPPPPPPPPPLAPPSNLSNFQNVSRILPSVPPPPPPPPPLPPRSSRSYVLALTPSSPPPPPPPPFTPVSFSQRSSNIEIPLSPSPASLGVQFNHQPTPPIHGVPNFPLHGAPPPPPPLLGTTPSLPSAPPPPPVHRAPLPPSMRVPPPPPPPPPPPPIPINRVPEPPLPPPMLRAFVSPPPRSLPGAPIPPPPPPGGPPPPTRGAPKPPPPPMFCGPPPPPPSISRGPPPPPPPPPPAGGPPPPPHSPMFGCSSPTPPPPPGGTTPPLTRGAPPPPSPPLSMFGGPPPPPPPIGRGPPPPPPPMFGGPLPPPPPTGRGPPPPPSPGSRAPGPPAPPGPPRPPGVGPPPPPPFGTKGPAVDGRGLSASGGRVPSRPPGMLGAPAPRRSTLKPLHWSKVTRALQGSLWEELQRYGEPQVAPEFDVLELETLFSATVPKSDSAGGKSGGRRKSAGSKPEKVHMVDLRRANNTEIMLTKVKMPLPDMMAAVLALDESILDADQVENLIKFCPTKEEMELLKGYTGDLDNLGKCEQFFLELMKVPRVESKLRVFLFKILFYSQVSDFKKSLTIVNSSCEEVRQSLKLKEIMKKILYLGNTLNQGTARGAAIGFKLDSLLKLTDTRASNSKMTLMHYLCKVLASKSPSLLDFHKDLISLETASKIQLKSLAEEMQAIIKGLEKVKQELATSENDGPVSETFRRNLTEFVSAAEIEVSSVTNLYSTAGRNADALALYFGEDPARCPFEQVTATLLNFVRLFQKAREENCRQAELEKKKAQKEAEMENAKGINLTKKGVKD, encoded by the exons GCCGCCTGATCGGCTTCTTGAGATTTCTGAAAGGGTATATG TGTTCGATTGCTGCTTCTCCACTGATGTGCTTGATGAAGATGAGTACCGATCATACATGAATGGGATTGTGGCTCAGTTACAAGATCACTACCCTGACGCTGCTTTTATGGTTTTTAATTTCAAAGAAGGGGAACGGCGGAGCCAACTCTCTGATGTATTATCTCAGTATGATATGACAGTCATGGACTACCCTCGGCAATATGAAGGGTGTCCACTTTTACCGTTGGAGATGATCCACCATTTCTTAAGATCCAGTGAGAGCTGGTTATCCCTCGAGGGCCAGCAAAATGTTCTTTTGATGCATTGTGAAAGGGGAGGATGGCCTGTCCTTGCATTTATGCTCGCTGGTCTTCTTCTTTACAGAAAACAGTACACTGGCGAGCAGAAGACCTTGGAAATGGTGTACAAGCAGGCACCAAGGGAACTTCTTCATCTTTTGTCTCCTCTGAATCCACAGCCATCTCAACTTAGATATCTTCAGTACATTTCTAGGAGAAATTTTGGGTCTGATTGGCCCCCATCAGATACACCTCTGTCTTTGGACTGTATAATATTTAGAAACCTTCCGCTATATGATGGTGGGAGAGGATGCCGACCTGTAGTTCGTGTATATGGTCAGGATCCTTCTTTGAAAGAATCCACTAGAAGCTCAAAGCTTTTGTTTTCATCTTCTAAATTGAAAAAGCATATTCGTCTGTATAGTCAG GAAGAGTGTGAACTAGTGAAAATTGGTATTCATTGCCGTGTTCAAGGAGATGTCGTTCTTGAATGTATCCATTTTGAAAATGATCTAGCGAGGGAGGAAATAATATTAAGAGTTATGTTGCATACAGCATTTGTCAGGTCAAATGTTTTGATACTCGCCCGTGATGAAGTCGATGTTCTCTGGGATGCCAAAGACCAATTTTCTAAGGAATTCAGAGCAGAG GTGCTCTTTTCAGACGTAAATTCTCTTCCGTTCATTACCACCGTAGAAACAGAAAGTGATGATGGCAATGAAACCGAAGGTGCTTCGCCTGAGGAATTTTTTGAGGCAGAAGAGATCTTCAGCAGTGTAATTGATGGTCAGGAGGGCAAGGGAGGGGAGACTGATGACCTTACAGCCCAAGCTAGCGCTCGAGTTGATGAAAATCATCACAAAGAAATCTTGAAGGATGAGTTGGATCATCATGCATTTCAAGATTGTGCCGCAGATGAGGCAATTCACATACAAGACATCAAGGTggattcaaataataaaatcgtGCGTAATGGAAAATTAGAATCCGTGTTGGGGATATCTGATGTGTCTACTAACGCAGTAACCATATCTGTAAATGCCGGTATGCATGGAAATTTTGAAGAAGAGAACAAGGAAAGTCTGGAACCGCTCTCTGTAATGGAGAAGATTGAAAATCAAGGTTCACAACAGAATTCTTTTGCTGATGATGATAATGAGAAGTTGGTTAAGGGGTTCTCAACTGTCACAATCAAGCAGCCAGTCACCAATTTAAAACCTGCTTCAGATGCTGCTAGTTCCAATAAGAAAACTAAGCAGCAAGAGTCGCTGGGTTCGCTAGCAAGACAAGCAAAGCCAACTTCTGTATCCAGGTGGATACCTACTAATAAAG AATCTACAGCTACAACTGACAGGCCAATTGCATCAGGCCATGGGAAGCATTCATCTTGTCCATCATCATTAGATTTGTCGCTCGTACGAGAGGTCTCTTCCACAAGTCTACCCTCATCACCAAAGGTAGAGAGTGAGGTCCATGAACTTATTGCAGCTCCATCATTTCCTCCTCAACCGTCACCACCTCCTACACCTCCACCATTTTCATCTGCAAGTGTTGCCATTGCTTTTCCTAAAAGCTCACCACGCCCTCCCCCACCTCCTTCCTTGCCACTGCCATATTCTCAAAGTACAGATTTTACTCAGTTGCTGTGTTCTACTCTATCACCATCCCCGCCTTTTAAAAATGCAAACTTAAGTACCAATTCGGGGGTGATTTTtcttccaccacctcctccacctccaccaccaccaccaccaccaccaccttcCAACTTTTCCAATTTTCAGAACATTAGTAAAAATTTTCCATCAatacctccacctccacctccgcCTCCGCCTCCGCCACTTGCTCCACCTTCCAACCTTTCTAATTTTCAGAATGTTAGTCGAATTTTACCATCTGTACCTCCGCCAccgcctcctcctcctcctcttcCTCCTCGGTCATCTCGGAGTTATGTTCTAGCACTTACGCCAAGTTccccacctccaccaccgccacCACCGTTTACTCCTGTATCCTTCTCGCAAAGATCTTCCAATATAGAGATACCTCTATCTCCATCTCCGGCTTCACTTGGCGTCCAATTTAACCACCAACCAACACCTCCAATCCACGGGGTCCCAAATTTTCCCTTACATGGagcacctccacctccacctccattGCTCGGCACTACGCCATCCTTGCCTTCTGCACCGCCACCACCCCCAGTTCATAGGGCACCACTCCCTCCATCTATGAGGGtgccacctccacctccacctccacctccacctccaccaatACCAATCAATAGAGTTCCTGAACCACCTCTGCCTCCTCCTATGCTCCGGGCCTTTGTGTCGCCACCACCACGTTCTTTGCCAGGTGCCCCAATACCACCTCCGCCACCCCCTGGTGGTCCACCTCCACCTACACGTGGAGCCCCAAAGCCACCTCCTCCACCCATGTTTTGTGGCCCACCTCCACCACCTCCATCCATAAGTAGAGGCCCacctccaccacctcctcctcctccccCCGCCGGAGGCCCACCTCCACCACCTCATTCGCCCATGTTTGGATGCTCGTCTCCGACTCCACCTCCTCCTCCTGGAGGTACAACACCTCCTCTTACACGTGGAGCCCCACCTCCACCTTCACCTCCTCTATCCATGTTTGGTGGTCCACCCCCACCACCTCCGCCCATAGGAAGAGGCCCacctccacctcctccacccATGTTTGGTGGCCCACTTCCACCTCCTCCGCCCACAGGAAGAGGCCCACCTCCACCACCTTCTCCTGGAAGTCGGGCACCTGGTCCACCGGCACCTCCAGGACCTCCTAGACCTCCAGGTGTTGGACCACCCCCACCACCACCATTTGGTACAAAAGGACCAGCAGTAGATGGTAGAGGGTTATCTGCAAGTGGTGGGCGTGTGCCTTCACGTCCTCCTGGTATGTTAGGTGCTCCAGCACCTCGAAGATCTACCTTAAAACCACTTCATTGGAGCAAGGTTACTAGGGCATTACAAGGAAGCTTGTGGGAAGAATTGCAGAGATACGGAGAACCTCAAGT TGCACCAGAATTTGATGTGTTGGAACTTGAGACTCTATTCTCTGCGACAGTGCCGAAGTCAGATAGTGCAGGAGGCAAATCTGGTGGTCGCCGGAAGTCTGCTGGATCTAAGCCTGAAAAAGTCCATATG GTTGACCTTAGGAGGGCAAATAATACCGAAATTATGCTCACCAAAGTGAAAATGCCACTTCCAGACATGATG GCTGCAGTACTTGCTTTGGATGAATCAATTTTAGATGCGGATCAAGTTGAAAatcttattaaattttgtcCAACAAAGGAAGAGATGGAACTTCTCAAG GGATACACGGGAGACCTTGATAATTTGGGCAAATGTGAACAG TTTTTCCTAGAGCTGATGAAGGTGCCACGAGTGGAATCTAAACTTAGAGTTTTCTTATTCAAGATTCTATTCTATTCTCAG GTTTCTGATTTCAAAAAAAGCTTGACCATCGTAAATTCTTCTTGTGAAGAG GTTCGACAATCCCTCAAACTGAAAGAAATCATGAAGAAAATTTTATATCTTGGAAATACTTTGAATCAGGGAACTGCCAGAG GTGCAGCAATTGGATTCAAGTTGGACAGTCTTTTGAAACTCACCGACACACGTGCCTCAAATAGCAAGATGACACTCATGCATTATCTGTGTAAG GTACTTGCATCTAAATCACCATCTCTTTTAGACTTTCACAAAGATCTTATTAGCCTGGAAACGGCCTCAAAG ATACAATTGAAATCTTTGGCTGAGGAAATGCAAGCCATTATCAAGGGTTTAGAAAAGGTAAAGCAGGAGTTGGCTACTTCAGAGAATGATGGTCCTGTATCTGAAACTTTTCGCAGG AATTTGACAGAATTTGTCAGTGCTGCTGAGATAGAAGTGTCCTCCGTAACAAATCTGTATTCCACTGCG GGAAGAAATGCAGATGCATTAGCTCTATATTTTGGTGAGGATCCAGCCCGATGCCCATTTGAGCAAG TTACTGCAACCCTCTTAAACTTTGTGAGGTTGTTTCAGAAAGCTCGTGAAGAAAACTGTAGACAGGCTGAACTAGAAAAGAAGAAAGCTCAAAAGGAGGCTGAAATGGAGAATGCGAAGGGAATAAATCTAACCAAGAAAGGCGTAAAAGATTGA
- the LOC142529049 gene encoding formin-like protein 20 isoform X4, translating to MALFRRFFYRKPPDRLLEISERVYVFDCCFSTDVLDEDEYRSYMNGIVAQLQDHYPDAAFMVFNFKEGERRSQLSDVLSQYDMTVMDYPRQYEGCPLLPLEMIHHFLRSSESWLSLEGQQNVLLMHCERGGWPVLAFMLAGLLLYRKQYTGEQKTLEMVYKQAPRELLHLLSPLNPQPSQLRYLQYISRRNFGSDWPPSDTPLSLDCIIFRNLPLYDGGRGCRPVVRVYGQDPSLKESTRSSKLLFSSSKLKKHIRLYSQEECELVKIGIHCRVQGDVVLECIHFENDLAREEIILRVMLHTAFVRSNVLILARDEVDVLWDAKDQFSKEFRAEVLFSDVNSLPFITTVETESDDGNETEGASPEEFFEAEEIFSSVIDGQEGKGGETDDLTAQASARVDENHHKEILKDELDHHAFQDCAADEAIHIQDIKVDSNNKIVRNGKLESVLGISDVSTNAVTISVNAGMHGNFEEENKESLEPLSVMEKIENQGSQQNSFADDDNEKLVKGFSTVTIKQPVTNLKPASDAASSNKKTKQQESLGSLARQAKPTSVSRWIPTNKGSYTNSMHVYYPPSRHNSAPAALSLGKDSPEEKSKSPPVAASSESTATTDRPIASGHGKHSSCPSSLDLSLVREVSSTSLPSSPKVESEVHELIAAPSFPPQPSPPPTPPPFSSASVAIAFPKSSPRPPPPPSLPLPYSQSTDFTQLLCSTLSPSPPFKNANLSTNSGVIFLPPPPPPPPPPPPPPPSNFSNFQNISKNFPSIPPPPPPPPPPPLAPPSNLSNFQNVSRILPSVPPPPPPPPPLPPRSSRSYVLALTPSSPPPPPPPPFTPVSFSQRSSNIEIPLSPSPASLGVQFNHQPTPPIHGVPNFPLHGAPPPPPPLLGTTPSLPSAPPPPPVHRAPLPPSMRVPPPPPPPPPPPPIPINRVPEPPLPPPMLRAFVSPPPRSLPGAPIPPPPPPGGPPPPTRGAPKPPPPPMFCGPPPPPPSISRGPPPPPPPPPPAGGPPPPPHSPMFGCSSPTPPPPPGGTTPPLTRGAPPPPSPPLSMFGGPPPPPPPIGRGPPPPPPPMFGGPLPPPPPTGRGPPPPPSPGSRAPGPPAPPGPPRPPGVGPPPPPPFGTKGPAVDGRGLSASGGRVPSRPPGMLGAPAPRRSTLKPLHWSKVTRALQGSLWEELQRYGEPQVAPEFDVLELETLFSATVPKSDSAGGKSGGRRKSAGSKPEKVHMVDLRRANNTEIMLTKVKMPLPDMMAAVLALDESILDADQVENLIKFCPTKEEMELLKGYTGDLDNLGKCEQFFLELMKVPRVESKLRVFLFKILFYSQVSDFKKSLTIVNSSCEEVRQSLKLKEIMKKILYLGNTLNQGTARGAAIGFKLDSLLKLTDTRASNSKMTLMHYLCKVLASKSPSLLDFHKDLISLETASKIQLKSLAEEMQAIIKGLEKVKQELATSENDGPVSETFRRNLTEFVSAAEIEVSSVTNLYSTAGRNADALALYFGEDPARCPFEQESS from the exons GCCGCCTGATCGGCTTCTTGAGATTTCTGAAAGGGTATATG TGTTCGATTGCTGCTTCTCCACTGATGTGCTTGATGAAGATGAGTACCGATCATACATGAATGGGATTGTGGCTCAGTTACAAGATCACTACCCTGACGCTGCTTTTATGGTTTTTAATTTCAAAGAAGGGGAACGGCGGAGCCAACTCTCTGATGTATTATCTCAGTATGATATGACAGTCATGGACTACCCTCGGCAATATGAAGGGTGTCCACTTTTACCGTTGGAGATGATCCACCATTTCTTAAGATCCAGTGAGAGCTGGTTATCCCTCGAGGGCCAGCAAAATGTTCTTTTGATGCATTGTGAAAGGGGAGGATGGCCTGTCCTTGCATTTATGCTCGCTGGTCTTCTTCTTTACAGAAAACAGTACACTGGCGAGCAGAAGACCTTGGAAATGGTGTACAAGCAGGCACCAAGGGAACTTCTTCATCTTTTGTCTCCTCTGAATCCACAGCCATCTCAACTTAGATATCTTCAGTACATTTCTAGGAGAAATTTTGGGTCTGATTGGCCCCCATCAGATACACCTCTGTCTTTGGACTGTATAATATTTAGAAACCTTCCGCTATATGATGGTGGGAGAGGATGCCGACCTGTAGTTCGTGTATATGGTCAGGATCCTTCTTTGAAAGAATCCACTAGAAGCTCAAAGCTTTTGTTTTCATCTTCTAAATTGAAAAAGCATATTCGTCTGTATAGTCAG GAAGAGTGTGAACTAGTGAAAATTGGTATTCATTGCCGTGTTCAAGGAGATGTCGTTCTTGAATGTATCCATTTTGAAAATGATCTAGCGAGGGAGGAAATAATATTAAGAGTTATGTTGCATACAGCATTTGTCAGGTCAAATGTTTTGATACTCGCCCGTGATGAAGTCGATGTTCTCTGGGATGCCAAAGACCAATTTTCTAAGGAATTCAGAGCAGAG GTGCTCTTTTCAGACGTAAATTCTCTTCCGTTCATTACCACCGTAGAAACAGAAAGTGATGATGGCAATGAAACCGAAGGTGCTTCGCCTGAGGAATTTTTTGAGGCAGAAGAGATCTTCAGCAGTGTAATTGATGGTCAGGAGGGCAAGGGAGGGGAGACTGATGACCTTACAGCCCAAGCTAGCGCTCGAGTTGATGAAAATCATCACAAAGAAATCTTGAAGGATGAGTTGGATCATCATGCATTTCAAGATTGTGCCGCAGATGAGGCAATTCACATACAAGACATCAAGGTggattcaaataataaaatcgtGCGTAATGGAAAATTAGAATCCGTGTTGGGGATATCTGATGTGTCTACTAACGCAGTAACCATATCTGTAAATGCCGGTATGCATGGAAATTTTGAAGAAGAGAACAAGGAAAGTCTGGAACCGCTCTCTGTAATGGAGAAGATTGAAAATCAAGGTTCACAACAGAATTCTTTTGCTGATGATGATAATGAGAAGTTGGTTAAGGGGTTCTCAACTGTCACAATCAAGCAGCCAGTCACCAATTTAAAACCTGCTTCAGATGCTGCTAGTTCCAATAAGAAAACTAAGCAGCAAGAGTCGCTGGGTTCGCTAGCAAGACAAGCAAAGCCAACTTCTGTATCCAGGTGGATACCTACTAATAAAGGTTCTTACACTAATTCAATGCATGTATATTATCCTCCGTCAAGACATAACAGTGCTCCTGCGGCACTATCTCTTGGCAAGGATTCCCCGGAGGAAAAATCTAAATCCCCACCTGTTGCTGCATCTTCAGAATCTACAGCTACAACTGACAGGCCAATTGCATCAGGCCATGGGAAGCATTCATCTTGTCCATCATCATTAGATTTGTCGCTCGTACGAGAGGTCTCTTCCACAAGTCTACCCTCATCACCAAAGGTAGAGAGTGAGGTCCATGAACTTATTGCAGCTCCATCATTTCCTCCTCAACCGTCACCACCTCCTACACCTCCACCATTTTCATCTGCAAGTGTTGCCATTGCTTTTCCTAAAAGCTCACCACGCCCTCCCCCACCTCCTTCCTTGCCACTGCCATATTCTCAAAGTACAGATTTTACTCAGTTGCTGTGTTCTACTCTATCACCATCCCCGCCTTTTAAAAATGCAAACTTAAGTACCAATTCGGGGGTGATTTTtcttccaccacctcctccacctccaccaccaccaccaccaccaccaccttcCAACTTTTCCAATTTTCAGAACATTAGTAAAAATTTTCCATCAatacctccacctccacctccgcCTCCGCCTCCGCCACTTGCTCCACCTTCCAACCTTTCTAATTTTCAGAATGTTAGTCGAATTTTACCATCTGTACCTCCGCCAccgcctcctcctcctcctcttcCTCCTCGGTCATCTCGGAGTTATGTTCTAGCACTTACGCCAAGTTccccacctccaccaccgccacCACCGTTTACTCCTGTATCCTTCTCGCAAAGATCTTCCAATATAGAGATACCTCTATCTCCATCTCCGGCTTCACTTGGCGTCCAATTTAACCACCAACCAACACCTCCAATCCACGGGGTCCCAAATTTTCCCTTACATGGagcacctccacctccacctccattGCTCGGCACTACGCCATCCTTGCCTTCTGCACCGCCACCACCCCCAGTTCATAGGGCACCACTCCCTCCATCTATGAGGGtgccacctccacctccacctccacctccacctccaccaatACCAATCAATAGAGTTCCTGAACCACCTCTGCCTCCTCCTATGCTCCGGGCCTTTGTGTCGCCACCACCACGTTCTTTGCCAGGTGCCCCAATACCACCTCCGCCACCCCCTGGTGGTCCACCTCCACCTACACGTGGAGCCCCAAAGCCACCTCCTCCACCCATGTTTTGTGGCCCACCTCCACCACCTCCATCCATAAGTAGAGGCCCacctccaccacctcctcctcctccccCCGCCGGAGGCCCACCTCCACCACCTCATTCGCCCATGTTTGGATGCTCGTCTCCGACTCCACCTCCTCCTCCTGGAGGTACAACACCTCCTCTTACACGTGGAGCCCCACCTCCACCTTCACCTCCTCTATCCATGTTTGGTGGTCCACCCCCACCACCTCCGCCCATAGGAAGAGGCCCacctccacctcctccacccATGTTTGGTGGCCCACTTCCACCTCCTCCGCCCACAGGAAGAGGCCCACCTCCACCACCTTCTCCTGGAAGTCGGGCACCTGGTCCACCGGCACCTCCAGGACCTCCTAGACCTCCAGGTGTTGGACCACCCCCACCACCACCATTTGGTACAAAAGGACCAGCAGTAGATGGTAGAGGGTTATCTGCAAGTGGTGGGCGTGTGCCTTCACGTCCTCCTGGTATGTTAGGTGCTCCAGCACCTCGAAGATCTACCTTAAAACCACTTCATTGGAGCAAGGTTACTAGGGCATTACAAGGAAGCTTGTGGGAAGAATTGCAGAGATACGGAGAACCTCAAGT TGCACCAGAATTTGATGTGTTGGAACTTGAGACTCTATTCTCTGCGACAGTGCCGAAGTCAGATAGTGCAGGAGGCAAATCTGGTGGTCGCCGGAAGTCTGCTGGATCTAAGCCTGAAAAAGTCCATATG GTTGACCTTAGGAGGGCAAATAATACCGAAATTATGCTCACCAAAGTGAAAATGCCACTTCCAGACATGATG GCTGCAGTACTTGCTTTGGATGAATCAATTTTAGATGCGGATCAAGTTGAAAatcttattaaattttgtcCAACAAAGGAAGAGATGGAACTTCTCAAG GGATACACGGGAGACCTTGATAATTTGGGCAAATGTGAACAG TTTTTCCTAGAGCTGATGAAGGTGCCACGAGTGGAATCTAAACTTAGAGTTTTCTTATTCAAGATTCTATTCTATTCTCAG GTTTCTGATTTCAAAAAAAGCTTGACCATCGTAAATTCTTCTTGTGAAGAG GTTCGACAATCCCTCAAACTGAAAGAAATCATGAAGAAAATTTTATATCTTGGAAATACTTTGAATCAGGGAACTGCCAGAG GTGCAGCAATTGGATTCAAGTTGGACAGTCTTTTGAAACTCACCGACACACGTGCCTCAAATAGCAAGATGACACTCATGCATTATCTGTGTAAG GTACTTGCATCTAAATCACCATCTCTTTTAGACTTTCACAAAGATCTTATTAGCCTGGAAACGGCCTCAAAG ATACAATTGAAATCTTTGGCTGAGGAAATGCAAGCCATTATCAAGGGTTTAGAAAAGGTAAAGCAGGAGTTGGCTACTTCAGAGAATGATGGTCCTGTATCTGAAACTTTTCGCAGG AATTTGACAGAATTTGTCAGTGCTGCTGAGATAGAAGTGTCCTCCGTAACAAATCTGTATTCCACTGCG GGAAGAAATGCAGATGCATTAGCTCTATATTTTGGTGAGGATCCAGCCCGATGCCCATTTGAGCAAG AAAGCTCGTGA